Proteins found in one Chloroflexota bacterium genomic segment:
- a CDS encoding FAD-binding oxidoreductase has product MSTDTYIQRAFEDLQAIFGERVTVSPMHRMAYSRDWSPRHRSAQDLPDLVVIPHNTDEVVQLVQVALRYNLPVVPFAGGTGMGGGVAAWRGGIMVETKGLNQILELDLQNLSVTVGAGITVWTLNEHLARHNLWFPHQPESKRACTIGACIGCDNDSTFGIRYGKILENLTNLVLVTGRGEAIRLGRRKASFTSTGYKLMELVVGSEGTLGVVTEATLRVFPLPQTRQVRGYLLRSLNEGAKALERLLAAGLAIDSAHMNDRERLHFYTHSYREKYHREPQVPDWAQAILFISWAGDPDVVDFSMDKTTRILQEEYGAEMVREQEMVDGWWDSKHRLEFIPFKQKWPDSQRVKKFGAADLGLPIGRLDEAYARFREIAAKWHQDVLGMTVYNEAPNKSTASISFAVFVDDSTEENIRNFYEYVREMSQMAVELEGTMSSYIGDGDRLGGFSILEHGPSLEYMRQVKALFDPAGIMNPGKKFETRWLR; this is encoded by the coding sequence ATGTCCACCGATACCTACATCCAACGCGCCTTTGAGGATTTGCAAGCCATCTTCGGGGAGCGAGTTACTGTCTCGCCCATGCACCGCATGGCCTACAGCCGCGACTGGAGCCCCCGCCACCGCTCGGCGCAAGACCTGCCCGACCTCGTCGTCATTCCGCACAACACCGATGAGGTCGTCCAGTTGGTGCAGGTGGCGCTGCGGTACAACCTGCCCGTCGTGCCCTTCGCCGGCGGCACCGGCATGGGTGGGGGCGTGGCGGCCTGGCGCGGCGGCATCATGGTGGAGACCAAAGGACTGAACCAAATCCTGGAACTGGACCTGCAAAACCTGTCCGTTACCGTCGGGGCGGGGATCACCGTCTGGACGCTCAACGAGCACCTGGCCCGCCACAACCTGTGGTTCCCCCACCAGCCCGAAAGCAAGCGCGCCTGCACCATCGGCGCGTGCATCGGTTGCGACAACGACTCCACGTTCGGCATCCGCTACGGCAAGATTCTGGAGAACCTCACCAACCTGGTGCTGGTTACGGGGCGGGGCGAGGCCATCCGACTGGGACGCCGCAAGGCTTCGTTCACGTCCACGGGCTACAAACTCATGGAACTTGTCGTCGGATCCGAGGGGACGTTGGGCGTAGTAACCGAGGCCACGTTGCGCGTCTTCCCGCTGCCCCAGACCCGCCAGGTGCGCGGGTACCTGCTCCGCAGCCTGAACGAAGGCGCGAAGGCCCTGGAGCGGCTCCTGGCGGCGGGCCTTGCTATTGACAGCGCCCACATGAACGACCGCGAGCGCCTGCACTTCTACACCCACTCGTACCGCGAGAAGTATCACCGCGAACCCCAGGTGCCCGACTGGGCGCAGGCCATCCTGTTCATCTCCTGGGCCGGCGACCCCGACGTGGTGGACTTCAGCATGGACAAGACCACGCGCATCCTGCAGGAGGAGTACGGGGCCGAGATGGTGCGCGAGCAGGAGATGGTGGACGGGTGGTGGGACTCCAAGCATCGCCTGGAGTTCATCCCGTTCAAGCAGAAATGGCCCGACAGCCAGCGGGTCAAGAAGTTCGGCGCCGCCGACCTGGGCCTGCCCATCGGCCGCCTGGACGAGGCCTACGCCCGCTTCCGCGAAATCGCCGCGAAGTGGCATCAGGACGTCCTGGGCATGACCGTGTACAATGAAGCGCCCAACAAATCCACCGCCAGCATCAGTTTCGCCGTCTTCGTGGATGACTCCACCGAGGAGAACATCCGCAACTTCTACGAGTACGTGCGCGAGATGAGCCAGATGGCCGTGGAACTGGAGGGGACCATGAGTTCGTACATCGGCGACGGCGACCGCCTGGGCGGGTTCAGCATCCTGGAGCACGGCCCGAGTCTGGAATACATGCGGCAGGTCAAGGCCCTGTTTGACCCTGCGGGCATCATGAACCCTGGCAAGAAATTTGAGACGAGGTGGCTGCGATGA
- a CDS encoding YfhO family protein — protein sequence MRTTRREWVWAALLIGALTLISLWPLPIHADRLIMPARGEFSDLAISHWPMESLLRESVRGRGEWPFWMATYFSGQPLAGNPLAGFHYPPNWLHAALPTETAFAVLALLHVGFGALGMFALMRRGAGLSAEGALLSAVVFSFGARLAAHLGAGHVSIVYGWAWLPWAAWAALAARSWRDGWRLGLLLAAAFLADVRMGYYAVLTAAAIGLARGITSLSRRPSVLWRQWSATIIAVALAFAGGSAILALPLAELLGQATRAALSPQEAMALSLPPAALLGAALPLEPATHEWATYLGATAIAPAVLAIWGPRRRMACTLSGCAVLAAALALGAHTPLYGLALHVLPGLGLLRVPARFWILALGCVSALAGMDLDATAAICRDPQARRPASLALGATLTALGALGGFAAAAGLGEVGAHLRFGIAGAVGVVSLALAMRGRAARIAAVLVLCAAFADATGAARAWWHLATVDEVVAPGRDAAAYLASLPDRGRIYSPSYSVPQQTAWRYGLEMADGVDPTQLRRYRDFMALAGGYADAGYRVTIPPFPPDAPTETAFSDSQPSARLLGLLNVTHLAAAFPVQVDGWEFVGRVADAYVYRNTQAMPRAWLVHETQACGDAEALGRLAQLDLARQAVIGAEWSGFAATAGGDAADDRVRVVARSPNSLELDVQASGPGALVVSEIWYPGWRAWVDGRPAPVMRADFLLRAVPIDEAGAHRVRLAYAPIWFYAGAAVSALTFLAYGVATAFGGKR from the coding sequence ATGAGGACGACCCGTCGCGAGTGGGTGTGGGCTGCGCTCCTCATCGGCGCCCTGACGCTCATCAGCCTGTGGCCGCTGCCCATCCATGCCGACCGCCTCATCATGCCGGCGCGAGGGGAGTTCTCGGACCTGGCCATCAGCCACTGGCCGATGGAGTCGCTCCTTCGGGAGTCGGTTCGGGGGCGGGGCGAGTGGCCGTTCTGGATGGCAACGTATTTCAGCGGCCAGCCGCTAGCGGGCAACCCACTGGCGGGCTTCCACTACCCGCCGAACTGGCTCCATGCTGCCTTGCCCACGGAGACGGCCTTCGCCGTGTTGGCGCTTCTACACGTGGGATTCGGCGCGCTGGGCATGTTCGCGCTGATGCGGAGAGGCGCAGGGCTGTCGGCGGAAGGGGCGCTGCTGTCGGCTGTGGTCTTCTCCTTCGGGGCGCGCCTGGCGGCCCATCTGGGCGCTGGACATGTGAGCATCGTGTACGGGTGGGCGTGGCTGCCCTGGGCGGCGTGGGCGGCGCTTGCCGCGCGTTCCTGGCGCGACGGCTGGCGGCTGGGCCTCCTGCTCGCGGCGGCTTTCCTCGCCGACGTGCGCATGGGCTACTACGCGGTGTTGACTGCCGCGGCCATCGGGCTGGCGCGCGGGATAACGAGCCTGTCGCGGCGCCCATCGGTGTTATGGCGGCAATGGAGCGCGACGATCATCGCCGTGGCGCTGGCTTTCGCAGGCGGGTCGGCTATTCTTGCCCTGCCCTTGGCGGAATTGCTGGGTCAGGCCACGCGTGCCGCGTTGTCGCCCCAGGAGGCCATGGCCCTGTCGCTGCCGCCCGCTGCCCTGCTCGGGGCGGCGCTGCCGCTGGAACCCGCCACGCACGAGTGGGCCACGTACCTGGGGGCCACGGCGATCGCGCCGGCGGTCTTGGCGATCTGGGGGCCGCGCCGCAGGATGGCCTGCACGCTGTCGGGATGCGCAGTTCTTGCGGCGGCGCTGGCCCTGGGCGCGCACACGCCGCTCTACGGCCTGGCGCTCCATGTGCTGCCGGGCCTGGGCCTGTTGCGGGTTCCGGCGCGGTTCTGGATTCTGGCGCTGGGGTGCGTGAGCGCGCTCGCGGGGATGGACCTGGACGCAACCGCTGCCATTTGCCGCGACCCGCAGGCGAGGCGGCCGGCAAGCCTGGCGCTGGGCGCGACGCTGACCGCTCTCGGCGCGCTGGGCGGGTTCGCAGCGGCAGCGGGGCTTGGCGAGGTCGGTGCCCACCTGCGTTTCGGGATCGCGGGCGCGGTCGGCGTGGTCTCGTTGGCGCTGGCCATGCGGGGCCGAGCCGCCCGAATCGCCGCCGTCCTGGTCCTGTGCGCGGCATTTGCGGATGCAACCGGCGCGGCGCGGGCCTGGTGGCATCTGGCGACGGTGGACGAGGTGGTCGCGCCGGGGCGGGACGCCGCCGCGTACCTGGCGAGCCTGCCAGACCGTGGGCGCATCTACTCGCCCAGTTACAGCGTCCCGCAGCAGACGGCATGGCGCTACGGTTTGGAGATGGCGGACGGGGTGGATCCGACCCAACTGCGCCGCTACCGCGATTTCATGGCGCTGGCCGGGGGCTATGCGGATGCCGGGTACAGGGTTACCATTCCGCCGTTCCCGCCCGACGCGCCGACGGAAACGGCTTTTTCCGACAGCCAGCCCAGCGCCCGCCTGTTGGGCCTGCTGAACGTAACGCACCTGGCGGCGGCATTCCCGGTGCAGGTGGACGGCTGGGAGTTCGTTGGGCGGGTGGCGGACGCGTACGTGTACCGGAATACGCAGGCCATGCCGCGGGCGTGGCTTGTGCACGAAACGCAAGCGTGCGGCGACGCCGAGGCGTTGGGCCGACTCGCGCAGTTGGATTTGGCGCGGCAGGCCGTGATCGGCGCCGAATGGTCGGGATTCGCCGCCACCGCCGGCGGGGACGCCGCCGACGACAGGGTGCGGGTGGTGGCCCGCTCTCCGAACAGTCTGGAGTTGGACGTGCAGGCTTCGGGGCCGGGGGCGCTGGTGGTAAGCGAAATCTGGTATCCTGGGTGGCGCGCTTGGGTGGACGGGCGGCCCGCGCCAGTGATGCGGGCGGATTTTCTCCTACGCGCCGTGCCGATTGACGAGGCAGGGGCGCATCGCGTCCGTTTGGCCTACGCGCCGATTTGGTTCTACGCGGGCGCGGCGGTCTCGGCGCTGACGTTCCTCGCCTATGGCGTCGCGACGGCGTTCGGAGGGAAGCGATGA
- a CDS encoding (Fe-S)-binding protein, with product MTAQDALMPYIDDIYTCNRTRCGFCREECPVYRVEGYETYSCRGKMLVARGLLEGTLEPDEEMARMADECLLCGYCAARCALHNVEIITALRETLAEAGFRAPKHQANAAQILAEGYLFPRTTAIRREGTTPLYLGCLYQSKPAEVNTVLSVLDKAGFDPLITDEVCCGYVVEATGDSEGFARAQERFRQVYAPYADQEILTLCPTCTITLRDKYGLRVKPAIVAVAERLGDLRLEPVAMTATYHDPCHLGRMLGVFEEPRQIIRALGINLVEMEHNRTFSTCCGGGGGVTAVNPKLSAEIAKNRIRDALAVGAETVITVCPTCTPTLLRGAGRLANEVDKFVDVLDLWQLLDKALGA from the coding sequence ATGACTGCGCAAGACGCCCTCATGCCGTACATAGATGACATCTACACCTGCAACCGCACCCGCTGCGGCTTCTGCCGCGAGGAGTGCCCCGTGTACCGCGTGGAGGGATACGAAACCTACTCCTGTCGGGGCAAGATGCTGGTGGCGCGGGGCTTGCTGGAGGGCACGCTTGAGCCCGACGAGGAGATGGCGCGCATGGCCGACGAGTGCCTCCTGTGCGGCTACTGCGCCGCCCGCTGCGCCCTCCACAATGTGGAGATCATCACCGCGCTGCGCGAGACGCTGGCCGAGGCGGGCTTCCGCGCGCCCAAGCATCAGGCCAACGCCGCGCAGATTCTGGCCGAAGGCTACCTCTTCCCGCGCACGACGGCCATCCGACGCGAGGGCACAACGCCGCTGTACCTGGGGTGTTTGTATCAAAGCAAGCCCGCCGAGGTCAACACGGTTCTGTCGGTGCTGGACAAGGCCGGCTTTGACCCGCTCATCACCGACGAGGTCTGCTGCGGCTACGTGGTGGAAGCCACCGGCGACTCGGAGGGGTTCGCCCGCGCGCAGGAACGATTCCGACAGGTCTATGCGCCCTACGCCGACCAGGAGATTCTCACCCTGTGTCCGACCTGCACCATCACCTTGCGCGACAAGTACGGGCTACGGGTGAAGCCGGCCATCGTCGCCGTGGCCGAGCGCCTGGGCGACCTGCGGCTGGAGCCCGTCGCCATGACGGCCACCTACCACGACCCGTGCCATCTGGGGCGCATGTTGGGCGTCTTTGAGGAGCCCAGGCAGATCATCCGCGCCCTGGGCATCAACCTGGTGGAAATGGAGCACAACCGCACGTTCAGCACATGCTGCGGGGGAGGGGGCGGCGTTACCGCCGTCAACCCGAAACTGTCGGCGGAGATCGCCAAGAACCGCATCCGCGACGCGCTGGCCGTCGGCGCCGAGACCGTCATCACGGTCTGCCCGACGTGCACGCCCACCCTGCTCCGAGGCGCGGGCCGCCTGGCCAACGAGGTGGACAAGTTCGTGGACGTGCTGGACCTGTGGCAACTCCTGGACAAGGCGCTGGGCGCGTAG
- a CDS encoding exo-alpha-sialidase — MTKPHIARIATALFVFAALAAALLAASAAPSTGESWWHDTFADDASLEAMTDTLVADGNLLLAQEPATWTQTTAADFAAGTLSGTRVVTQGDAVELAAAGFSAPTRVYSPTQQAAQKSPALAHDADGGIHLVWQDVLASSLWEIFYTYSSDGGVTWTAPRAIPHPSTAYRYPARIAAASPTEIHAAWRESKEGDNGDSIIYGRTTNGGADWTLTSLASFSSGGNKAPDIARSGSGRIHVVWAVDFGGVFYANSASWSSAFRISDATDAQFSDAPRIVAGPGNTVYAIWADDRSGEWKIYVDRSTDGGAHWNIDVRINGVAGAQDTPSLAVATDGTLIAAWRDNRDRPTSGYDILVSRSTDGGNTWAEPVRILSPQTTADQHNPVLAVGGSFVHLLCREDDGGQLNLAHAYSADGGLTWSSLAPADPGGAGFEHGIPAAIAEASGRLHMAWEDRREVAGRIYMSRYDPNYVDMGIYMSPVWDTGGITRWGALEWAASVPASTTLSFQARSGNTATPDASWSDWSPELSVSGMDVPAPAARFVQVRANLATTNHLVSPRVDEVRLSYQRYKPAGAAVSVLIAPNPLGQWGRLVYTATIPAGAALHVDVHDASDAPVLMDVPSGASLAALSVQAYPALKLVARLESQDGSASPALDGWAVSWWPEAPTLTATPTTTPTDTPAATPTATPTSTPTPTPTATPTATPKATPKITPLPHGRIFLPLVMRNVAR; from the coding sequence ATGACAAAACCGCACATCGCGCGCATCGCCACCGCATTGTTTGTATTCGCCGCGCTGGCCGCGGCACTCCTCGCTGCATCCGCCGCCCCAAGCACCGGTGAGTCCTGGTGGCACGACACCTTTGCGGATGACGCCAGCCTTGAGGCCATGACCGACACGCTCGTGGCCGACGGCAATCTCCTGCTCGCGCAGGAACCCGCGACCTGGACGCAGACCACCGCCGCCGACTTCGCAGCCGGCACCCTCAGCGGGACGCGGGTCGTTACGCAGGGGGACGCCGTGGAACTGGCGGCGGCCGGCTTCTCCGCGCCGACGCGGGTCTATTCGCCCACCCAGCAGGCCGCGCAGAAATCGCCGGCGCTGGCCCACGATGCCGATGGGGGCATTCACCTGGTGTGGCAAGATGTGTTGGCCTCTTCCCTGTGGGAAATCTTCTACACCTATTCGTCCGACGGTGGAGTTACCTGGACGGCGCCCCGTGCCATCCCCCACCCGTCCACGGCGTACCGCTATCCTGCCCGCATCGCCGCGGCAAGCCCCACCGAGATTCACGCCGCGTGGCGCGAATCCAAAGAAGGCGACAACGGCGATAGCATCATATACGGCCGCACGACCAACGGCGGCGCCGACTGGACGCTCACCAGTCTGGCCTCATTTTCGTCGGGTGGCAACAAAGCCCCCGACATCGCCCGCTCTGGGTCTGGCAGGATACACGTTGTCTGGGCGGTAGATTTCGGTGGCGTGTTCTACGCCAACAGCGCCAGTTGGAGCAGCGCATTTCGCATCAGCGATGCGACTGACGCGCAGTTCAGCGACGCCCCGCGCATCGTCGCCGGCCCAGGCAACACCGTGTACGCCATCTGGGCCGACGACCGCAGCGGCGAGTGGAAAATCTACGTGGACCGCAGCACCGACGGCGGCGCACACTGGAACATAGACGTCCGCATCAATGGCGTGGCGGGCGCCCAGGACACGCCGTCCCTGGCCGTGGCGACCGACGGCACGCTCATCGCGGCGTGGCGGGACAACCGCGATCGCCCCACCAGCGGGTACGACATCCTCGTGTCCCGGAGCACGGACGGCGGCAACACGTGGGCCGAACCCGTCCGCATCCTCTCGCCGCAGACAACCGCAGACCAGCACAACCCGGTGCTTGCCGTGGGCGGGTCTTTCGTCCACCTCCTGTGCCGCGAGGATGATGGCGGACAACTGAATCTTGCCCACGCCTATTCTGCCGATGGCGGGCTGACGTGGTCCTCCCTTGCCCCCGCCGACCCAGGCGGCGCCGGTTTTGAGCATGGCATCCCGGCCGCCATTGCGGAGGCATCAGGGCGCCTGCACATGGCCTGGGAAGACCGCCGCGAAGTCGCCGGGCGAATCTACATGTCCCGCTACGACCCCAACTACGTGGATATGGGCATTTACATGTCGCCCGTTTGGGACACGGGCGGCATCACCCGGTGGGGCGCGCTGGAGTGGGCCGCCTCGGTACCGGCGAGCACGACCTTGTCGTTCCAGGCGCGAAGCGGCAACACCGCCACCCCCGACGCATCGTGGAGCGACTGGTCGCCCGAGTTGTCGGTGTCGGGCATGGACGTGCCCGCGCCCGCCGCGCGATTCGTGCAGGTGCGCGCCAACCTGGCCACGACGAATCATCTCGTGTCGCCCCGCGTGGATGAGGTGCGCCTGTCGTATCAGCGCTACAAGCCCGCAGGCGCGGCCGTTTCCGTGCTCATCGCGCCCAACCCGCTCGGCCAGTGGGGCCGACTCGTGTACACCGCTACCATCCCGGCGGGCGCTGCCCTCCACGTGGACGTCCACGACGCATCGGACGCGCCCGTTCTGATGGATGTCCCCAGCGGGGCCAGCCTGGCGGCGCTGAGCGTGCAGGCTTACCCCGCTCTCAAACTGGTGGCGCGGCTGGAGTCGCAGGACGGCAGCGCCTCGCCCGCGTTGGATGGGTGGGCGGTCTCGTGGTGGCCCGAGGCGCCGACGCTCACGGCCACGCCCACGACGACGCCGACCGACACGCCCGCGGCGACCCCGACGGCAACGCCGACGAGCACGCCGACGCCTACGCCCACGGCGACCCCGACGGCGACGCCCAAGGCCACGCCGAAGATCACGCCCTTGCCTCACGGGCGCATATTCCTGCCCCTGGTCATGCGCAACGTAGCGCGATAG